CCGCTATCGCTGGCGAGACTCCGAGTTGCGCCGGAAAGCCAGTGGTGGAAATTGTTGTCTTCTCGTCAAACAAGGGTGTGTCCGATAGTGCCATGAAGCGCGCCGCAGCCAACGTCACGCCGACTTTGCGCAATATGCCAGGCTTCAAGGATAGGGCATTTTCCAAATCATCGAATGGCAAGTGGGTAGATGTAGTTCAGTGGCAGA
This portion of the Aquabacterium sp. A3 genome encodes:
- a CDS encoding antibiotic biosynthesis monooxygenase family protein codes for the protein MKLFQSNTSLFIAAMLAAMHPCSAIAGETPSCAGKPVVEIVVFSSNKGVSDSAMKRAAANVTPTLRNMPGFKDRAFSKSSNGKWVDVVQWQSLESANAAAEKVMKNSVAATFFSLINQNDMSIKHLCE